The genomic DNA AAGCATACATGTTATTTCCTCATAGTCAATAAGTTCACCATGAATTATTTGTACCACATTTATAACTAAACTTCTGATAACACTTCATGAATCTGATTAACTGGGCTATAGTCCATGCTATAATAAACCTGTTAATCCTAAAGGTGATGCAAGAGCCTTTATTGCTCAAACCATATTTTTAGTATGCTAATTAAGTGTTGGTACAATGCTAAATGCAACACTGATCCTTCTTTTTCTTATCGTATAGGTTCATTGCTATTCATATCAAGTGTCATCATACTAACAGATATGGTGAATGGTTGTCCTCCAAAATGCCTCTGTTACCAGTTTTCAAAGACAGTGGACTGCAGAAATCGAGGACTTACTGAAGTTCCTATGCACTTGCCTGCTGGAACTCAAATATTACTTTTATCAAATAATCACATTCAGAAAATCAGTCAACATGTTTTCACGGACACATCAGCTCTCAAAATTCTGGATTTATCTAATAATTCCATCTCAGGTCTATTGTCTGGAACATTCAAGGAACTGCAAAACCTACAGATTCTAAACCTCACTAAGAACTTCATTGGATATGTGGATGACAAGACCTTTAGTTCCCTTCCACGCCTAAAAGAACTGGATTTATCATCTAACAATATCTTAAGTCTGCCTGGAACTTTAGGAAATAACACAGGGCACATAACTTTATTGTCTCTGAAACATAATAAACTCCAAAAGGTAGACAAGCTTTTATTGGAATCACTTCCAAATCTGAAAGTAGTCCTTTTCAAAGGTAACCTCTGGCAGTGCAATTGTCAAGTCTTTGGCCTTAAACTGTGGTTGGAAAGTTTTTTGTATAGAGGTAAGtatcttttctttatttcatatACATTATATGTCCAGAAAATGTCTTTACAAATCTTACTATACAGTCACCCTCCATTCTCATGGACTTGAGGTCTGcaatcttgaatattcatggaggggtgacctccattattttcaatgggacatgCCCAAACAGCATGCACCCCACATGTTCTTGTGGGCACACACCcctttcaagcctatggggcttgaatattggcgagtctctgtttttgtgtgtgtgtgtgttatggaatggatcccccgcaaaaacagaggcccgactgtatttatttatacagtgggctgactgtatttatttatacagagTTGTGGCACTTTAACGACTTATTTTTGTGTGCTCTCATGTGTatctattatgggattttcttggcaagatttgctcagaggaggttgccatttccttcccctgaggctgagagtgtgttcttgcccatggtcatccagtgtatttcatggccaagctgggaatcaaatcctgttctccagagttgtagttcaacattcaaacacctataccacactggctcccctcAAATTTTATCTAGTGTAAAAACTCATGGACTAAGTGAGCTATAGACCATCAACTCTTAtatcaaatttaattttttagcATATAAGGTGCTGAtatgctgcttttatttattgCAGTTTTAGTTCAAGAAAGCATCTAACAGCATGTAAAATTGATTGGGCTGGATTGTCACGTTCAGATGATAATATCTTGATATAGCTGATAGCATAGACACTTCATGGATGGTGTTGTGATACAAgccacaaatattccaaaaattataaaagtaaaagtaaaacaaagttaaatttaaaactcCAATTCtgtcaatgttttaaaaattgactaTGATGGGCTTTTGATGACATGTTGtgctttttgttgatttttaaaaatattttttatatttatatggtcTTTTATCaacatttaaatagttttaactcTACAtgttgtttaattggttttttaaaataatttgtatatgtggttttactgatgtttttgtgtattttattttttattaggaatttatgttttaaatatgttttaactgttttaatcatgGTTTTAATAACACAGgcttgttgttggtggtgttttcTGCTTTCAAGTTCAAccttaactcatggtgaccctgtggatgagccatCTTCAAGACCCTCTAACCTCCACTGCCCgtcttaagtcttgtagattcagacccatatccttcctgattgagtctagccatctgacgTGTGGTCGTCAACTCTTTCTACTTCTGTCTTAcctaatattattgtcttttccaatgattcttgCCTTCTCAAGaggtggccaaaatacaacagcctcagtttgatcatcttggcttccagggagatatcatgcttgatctgttctaggacccatttgtttgtctttttggctgtccaccgTATTCTCAGcccccttctccagcaccacatctcaaataagttgattttctttttatctactttctaggctgtccagctctcacatcaatacatggtgatgggatataatggcttggatgattctaaacTTAGTGTTCGGCTGTATATCTTTGTAGGATGTTATCTAGTTCTtccatcactgcccttcccatctCCAGTCTTATTCcagtttaaatctttttttttatcttttgtagAATATGATATTTAATGTCATCTTGTTTTATATTTtcgtaagctgccttggatcccatcttgGAAAAAGGGGAGtataaattaataaacaataaataaatactgcattttctggcgtataagactactttttaacccaggaaaatcttctcaaaactcgggggtcgtcttatacgctgggtgtcatcttgtagggcaggtgctgaaacttctgagctggactggagaatctgcagtcgccacaTGTGTAACTGAAGGGCAGAACAAGGTCCAGGCATCCAGGACGcccagggtatggaaaaaagagtgTGTTTGCAatactgctctgatagccttggagACAAggaagggctgggcaggcagggagagctgaccaatccaagcaggctttgtatacaacaagttttcctgctaagtatctgcatgtcataagcatttgaattaaaattaccatattgaaatcaaatctgctgttttttaaatttttatttggtgtgctttggaagaggggtagtcttatacagtgagtatatcccaaattctatattttaactggaaatgttGGGGCTCGTCTTATATGcctagtcgtcttatacgctggaaaatatggtaataaatacagtttttaatctgtgttgtttttaataagtCTTATGCCACTATGATATACCGTAATTGGGGAAAGGGGGATACATCACCACTATCATATATAAGGTAGTAgactgctgcatccacactgcaggaataatccagtttgacaccactttaactgccatggctaaatgctatggaattctaggaattgtagttttgtgagacatttagctttctccatcagagaactctggtgccacaacaatccgcaattcacagaattccatagctttgagccatggtaCAACATTGAATGTTCTTAACTGTC from Sceloporus undulatus isolate JIND9_A2432 ecotype Alabama chromosome 2, SceUnd_v1.1, whole genome shotgun sequence includes the following:
- the LRTM1 gene encoding LOW QUALITY PROTEIN: leucine-rich repeat and transmembrane domain-containing protein 1 (The sequence of the model RefSeq protein was modified relative to this genomic sequence to represent the inferred CDS: substituted 2 bases at 2 genomic stop codons) encodes the protein MTVRXCIFSSGPNHYSNFVRESYCLTXNLNGPFCKLNMLKAIMKGSLLFISSVIILTDMVNGCPPKCLCYQFSKTVDCRNRGLTEVPMHLPAGTQILLLSNNHIQKISQHVFTDTSALKILDLSNNSISGLLSGTFKELQNLQILNLTKNFIGYVDDKTFSSLPRLKELDLSSNNILSLPGTLGNNTGHITLLSLKHNKLQKVDKLLLESLPNLKVVLFKGNLWQCNCQVFGLKLWLESFLYRGGISDGVICASPENRKGKDLLKIPYELYGICSSTASQVHQANIHHYSEHRGSLKHGHSSEHGGDGSRSHCEPKPKPRPVSLRHALATVIITGVICGIVCLMMLAAAVYGCAYAAMTAKYHRENSSPGKEKGNHGGERTI